The genomic region ACAAATATAAGAAAGGAGCGTATGAAATTAGTGAAACAAGGATCATTAATATCATACAAGAAGTAATTGTGGAAGGTAATAATGATGCAGGAAGTTTCATTTTTTTATTTTTTGTAATATGTATAGTAGTAGTTCCAATATTTTATAAGATGCTTAGATGGAGTGTGGTGTACTCTAAGAATGATGCTGCACTTGTGATAGAAATAAAGGCAAAGGTTGTTTCAAAAAGAGAAGATGTAGCAGGACATATGTATACAGCTGCTCGACGTGTTAAAACTACCTATTATGTTACTTTTGAAACTGATAATGAGGAACGTATTGAGTTCGAGATGAGTGGTACAAATCAGGGTATGTTGGTTGTTGGAGATGTTGGAGAACTAAGTTATCAAGGGACAAGGTATCTAGGTTTTAAAAGATAAAAAATGGAGAGGGAAAATTGTAACTTATGTAATAATTCTATGTTTTGTGACGTATCTTATTGTTATATCTAATTGTTTGTGTTACTTTGATCGTAAATTACGAGAGGGTGGGGAGAACTATGAAAAAGTGGATGAAAGGTATCTTAGGAGTAGTATTTGTTTTATTAATAAGTGGGTGTGGTCAAGAAGAGGAAGAAGTTGTTTTTGAAGAAGAGACATATGAAAATGAATATTTTATGAATTTTAAGGAAGTAGAAAATATGATAGAATATTTATCAATTGATGGTTCTACTGTTATTGAAGTAGAAGATAATGTTGATGAATTATTTTTCTTTTTTGAAAATCAAGAAGATAATTATATGGACTATTTACAATTGTTTGTAGATCGTGGATATACACTAGATGGAAGTGATGGGACTACCGTAAGTACTATTTCTACAACTAATGAAGATGTGTGCATTGAGTATTATATAGTAAGTGATTCTGTATGGTTTGAAGATGCATATCCTGAAATAGATATTACAGTACAAAATGCAGGGGTACGAATAACTACAATAGAATAAATAAAATTTAACTTAAATAAGTCTCTTTGTTTGTAAAGAGATTTTTTTTCACTGTACATTTGATCTAACTTTATTTAAAATAGAAGTGAAAGAAAATGATGGTAATCAGGAGGAGATTAAAATGATAAATATAATTATAGGAGCAATCATAATAGGGTTAATAGCTTTTGGAGGTTATCGAACATGGTTACAGTTAAGTGGAAAAAGAACTTGTTGTGGTGGAACAAAGGAAAAAGTAAAAAAGAAAAAGGTAGATGGAGTAATTGGTACTATCTTTATCCACATAGAAGGAATGCACTGTGCACATTGTGAAGCCACTATTACGAACACATTAAATTCAATAGAGGGAGTTAGTGCAAAAGTAGAATTATCTAAGAATCAAGCAATAGTTTCTTATAATAAAGAAATTAGTGATTGCATATTAAAAGAGGCAATTGAAAAGAAAGGTTTTATTGTAAAAAGTATAGAAAGAGTATAATAACAAATCAAAGATAGTAGGAAATACGATAAAAGTCCCCATGTAAAAACTTATCTTCATGTACTAGGTCCAGTAGTAAATTATTATAATGAATGTAACTAATGTCTTAAAAGTGTGTTTTATGCAACATAAATTGACGTGGTAAAAATAGTTATGTACTATTTAAATATAGATACGTTATGTTATTTTCAAAAGGAGAGAGAAAAAATGGATTATCTAGGAGGATCAGTGTTTGAATATTGGTTTATGTTTTTAAAGCTTTTGGCAGTACCTTTAATAGTATATTGTATTATTCAATATGCAATTTGTAGATACAAACCTAAGTTTAGTAAAATATTACCTATTTTAGCGTGTGTACAGGCAATGATTTTTATTTTTAGATATTTATATCTTTATGCAGTTAGTGGACTAGATTTGGTCTTGATTGTTAATGGGTTATTTATTAGCTTAACATTAACGAGCCTATTTATCTTATTTCCATGGATTATACAAAAAAGATGTGTTAAATAATATACATGGAAAGGAAAAGAAGATGAAAAAAATAATAGTAATAATAGTAGGAATAGTTTTGTTAGTAGGAGGATATTTCTTATTTACTAATGATCAGAATATGGAAGGAGAGTATACGATAGAAGAAGTAGTTTATTTAACATCGTTGTCTTCTTATAGTATAGATTATTATAATGATTTAATAAAAGATAGTAGTGTTGTTGTTGGAGATACTTTTAGTGTGGGAGATGAAGTTATTTATACGGATTATGAATTAATAGAAGATCAATTAGAAACTATTCTATCTGATGAAATCGATGGTTTATTTGAAAGTGATTATGAAGTGTATTCTATCGTAGCAGATGGGCAAGATGTTCGTTATGGAATGATTAGCCAAGATGAAGATTTGTATTTACTAATCTACATGGATGAAGTAATTAATAGTATTTCATTATTAAAATAAGTTAAATTGTGAAAATATAATAGATAGTAAATAGCACTTCATTTATTGTTCATGCAATAGATAAGTGCTTTTTAAAAAGAAACGACTAAGAAAAAGGAATTATATATCTGATTATTTTGTGGTATAGAAGCTAGGATATTTTTACTTACTTTATTTCTATGCTTTGATACGATTAAACTATAAGGGAGTGGTTTGATGAATGTTATTATATAAACTATACTTATTAACTATTAGTTAAGATTTAAAGATATTTATCGTAACAATATGTTAACAATGTTAAACAATAGATAGATTATAAGATATACATAAATGACAGCGTTGTTGATTTGAGTACGACATTTTAATATTTATAATGAATGGAGAGAAAAAATGAAGAATATTGTGATATTACTTATATTAGTTTTATGTACTGGGTGTCAAAACCAAGGAGAAGTGACAGACGAAGAAATTGATTTTCAAGAAGATGGGCAAGTAGAAGAATATTTTTCGTATAGCCATGGAGTAGTTGATTTTAATCTTGAAGAATGGATTGTGGAAGGATCAACAATTGATTTTAATTATTATATTGAAAACTTAGGAGATGCTTGTGAAATTGGTCTGTTTTTTTTAATTGATGGAATACCTCAACAAGTAACAATAAATAATGAAACAGGATATATGTATAATTTAGATTATGATTCAGGGGAGTATGTTGAATTTGAAGTTTCTATCCAATCGATTGTAATGGAAGAGACAACAGAGGCAAATTTACAACCATGTGTTGTTTTAAACCCTTCTACGATTGTCACATCATCAACCTATACGTTTGATCACTTGATAAGCTGTACAGCACCTGTTGTACTTAATACAACAAATTTGGAATATGAAATTATAGAGAATATTGAAACACTTATTCCTAACAGTCGTGAAATTAGTGCGAGTGAAGTAGAAGAATTGGGAGGAGAGAAGATATGGAGTAGTGTTGTTATTAATCAGAGTAATAACAATGAAGTGTATGTATCAAACTTACCGTTGGACTTAACGATGTACGGTAAAGCAGGTACATATCGATTATTAGTAATGGAAGACAATACGTTTACTGGTATTTATACTACAGAAATGATAGAACAATCTTATTGTGATATTACTATTGATGCACTTCTAGAAGATACTAAAAATATTTCGTTTCTTATGATTCCTTTAGAAGAATTTGAAGGTAGCCAATATACTACAGCATTTCAAGCAACAAGGGGGATTGTAGAATGAAAAAACTAATTATTATATGTTTGTTATTGCTTTCTGGTTGTTCAAGTAACAGTAGCACAGATAGTGATAATGATAACGATTTTGAGCTTGAAGCTGCTGTTTCTATTGATACTATTGAAATAGCTGATTATTCTACTGCTTTAGTAGAAGTTGTAAGTGATTATTTGGTTGTTTTATATTATGATGAAAATCAAGATATGCAGTATTATCAGGCAACATATGATTGTAAAACATATGAGTTAATAGAAAAAGTGGAAATAGAGTTGGATACCTATTATCCAAGTATTCAAAAAATTGGTGACTATTTTTACTATGGTAGTGAAAGTATTCTAACATTGTATGACAAAAATTTAGAAATAGTAAAAGAGATTGACATTACTGATTTAGTCATTCTACAGGGGTCATCGCTTTTTTTAACAAAGCCTTTCATCATTTATGATGATTTAGAGGAAATAGTTTACTACGATAGTGTAAGCTATAGTTTAATCAAAAGGGATTTAGAAACAATGAATGATGAAGTTATACTTGATCTCAATGAAATAAAAGATGCTCCAACTACCATTACAGAGTTCAGTATGATCGAAGATGATATTGGATTTATTGGAACTATCGATCAGGGAGATATTTATGTCGGATGTTATGGAACAATCGATACTACAAATAAAAGTACCATGATATATGTACAAGAAGATATTAGCGGCTATTTCAATGAAGAATACTTATTTGTTTATGACAGTGTGCGAGTAGATAGCAGTGACTATGGAACTGGGGAAGCATTGATATATAATTTTGTGGAAGGTAGTATAAAGGAATTTGATGTCAGTTTATCGCTTTGTAGTTTTTTTGTTGAAATGATTAATGAAAATATAGTCGTAAGCTATGGTGGAGATACTTTGGATAGTGATGCTTATATTTTGAGTTTTGGGCAAGAACAGAAAGAATATGAAGATATAATTGATGGAGATATCGTACTTATAAGCTCTGCCTATAATGAGGCAAGAAATACTATTATTGTTAATTACAGGACAATAGAGCTAGAAAATTTTGTTGTTGAGTTGGAGATTGATCATGAATATTGAGGTTAAACACTTAACGAAATACTATGGAACAAATAAAGTATTAGATAATATTTCATTACAGTTAGAAAATGGAGTATATGGTTTAATTGGTCCTAATGGTGCTGGTAAAACAACACTTCTACACATTTTGCTTTCGATACTAGACTTTGATGAAGGAAAGATTATAGTAAACAATAATGAGATAGAATTTGGGAGTGATGATTTCATTGAAACACTTGGATATTTGCCACAGTACCCTACATTTTATCCTGCCTTTGAAGCAGAAGAATTTCTAACATATATGTGTATTTTAAAAGGTATACCGAAAAACATAATTCATCAAAAAGTTGACTCATTATTGGAAATGGTAAATTTGGAAAAAGATCGTAAGAAAAAGATAAAACATTTTTCAGGAGGAATGAGGCAACGCTTGGGAATTGCCCAGGCACTAATTAATGACCCTCAGCTACTTATTTTAGATGAACCAACAGCAGGGTTAGATCCAAAAGAAAGAATAAGATTTCGTAATGTAATCGCCAAACTATCAAATGATAGAATTATTATTTTTTCATCCCATATCATTTTAGATATTGAATACGTAGCATCAAAAATTATTTTGTTAAAAGAAGGTCAAATAGAAATTGCAAATAACCAAGATGAAATATTACAAAACATGCAAGGTAAAATAAGAGAAATAGAAATAGATAAAAAAGAAGTAGATCAATTTTTATCTTCAAAAGTTGCGATTAGGATAAAAGAAAGCAATCGTGACAACTATTCTATTCGTTTCATTAGTAATGAACAAATAGGAAATGAAGTTGCACCCTCTTTAGAAGACATGTATATGTATTATTTTGGAGATACAAATGATTGTCTATGAATATAAGAAACTAATAAACTTAAAATCTATTCTATTTCTATTTGTCCTAATAGTAATAAACTGTGCGTATATTATTCAAACAAATGATTTTGGTGATATGGAGAGTTATTATCAAGGGTACCAAGAAGTAGTATCTATTGTAGAGGGTCCTATTACACAACAAAATGTTGATTTTATCTATGACGAAAGACAGGCTGCTATTGACATTGTCCAAGTTGGTAATTATGAAACAGAAGTGTTTGATGAATCAACGTATACTGGGTATATTTATGCAGATATGAATATGCTTGATGAGCTATATCAAGACTTGCAAAGAGTGTATTTGTATGGGTCGAGTATGGATGAAAAAATTACTGTGTTAGAAGAAAATATTGAGAAAAATATAGTGGATGAAGAGTACTATACTGCTTTAATTAATATACTATCCAATCGTCAACTTACAGAATACTATGACACAATGGGAGTAGAAACATATATCAACTATTCATTTTCATCTTTACTTTTATTATTTTTTATTGTGATGATTGTCTCAAAGTATATGTATTATGAAAAAGATAATAATATGGATTCCATTATTTTAACGACATCTTTGGGAAGAAGAAAACTAAAGGAGGTGAAGATAATTATTATATTTATCTTTATAAGTTTAGTTACCGTTCTTTTTTCTTGCTGTGATTTTATAATGCATGATTTTATTTATCAGATAAATGGATTGAGTAACCCAATTTATAGTTTATCTTCTTTTGCATCAACTAGTCTTACACTATCAATATTCCAATTTATAATATTACAAACTGTTTTAAAAATAATGGGTTTCCTTTTTGTAGGATTGTTAATAGCTTATTTAGTTTTTTATGTATCTAATCAAACAAGTGTCGTGATTTCGATATTACTAGGAATATTTATGATTCAAAAGATTCATTGTTTTTATCAAATTCCACTTATTACCTCGAATTGTGATTTGTTTTTATTTTTCAATTTTTACATTGATACATTTTATTGGCAAGTAGTTATGGGCTTTGTTAGTTTAGTGTTATTGATTCTAATGTATAGGAAGAAGGTAATATTGGATGCTAAGATATGAGTTAAAGAAAATACTTATTTATCAAAAAAGTTGGATTGTTTTATTCATTTTATTTCTATCTTTTTTTCTAACAGCTTATCAAAATAATGTGCAAGAACTAGCAACTTCTTTTTATCAACAAGAATATTATAATCAGTTACAAGGTCAAAATGTATTCGAAATACAAGAATATTTAGAGCTAGAAAAGGAAAATATGGATAATATTTCTATTGTTATTATGACGACATTAGAGGATTACCAAGCAGGGATTATTAATCAAGATGAATATATTGAAAGAATGGAACAACAAAATGAATATCAATATAAATATGATGCGTTTTCACAGGTACAAGAGTATTATCAATATCTTCAAGATGATTATCTAAGAACGTATATTTATGAAGCAAATATAGAAAATTATTTTACTCAAGACTTTCCCTTATTGCTTATTATTGTTTGTATATGGATAAGTGTAACTACTTTTTATAATGAAAAAGAGATGGTTCCACTTATCAACACATCAAAAATAGGACGAATAAAACTAGTAAAAACAAAGATAATTTCTTTGAGTATTTTATTTCTATTAACCATTGTAGTATATCACTCTATCAATCTTTTGTTTTGTTATGATTGGCAATATAGTAATGACTTATTTGCCGTTGTATCAAGTAGTATGTTTTTTCAAGACAGTTTTTATAATGGAACTTTTTTATCTCTATTACTATTACTTGCTCTAATGCAATATATTGCAGTAATTATTCTTGTTTTTATAACACTTTTATTATTTTATATTTTACGTATCCGTATTATCCCTTTTATAATAATTTTGTTGATGAGTTATTTACTGCCGATATTTACTTTCTCTTTAGACGTATTGTATTATATTGTGCCGATTGGTTTTTTCAATCCAGTAATGTATTATTTAGAATCATTAAAAGGAGTTGAAGTGCTTGGTATGATATTAGTTGTTAGCGTTATTCTTGCATTATTTGTAAGTAAGAAAATAAAGATAATCCCTATTTTTGTAGTACTTTTGATGCTTAGTGGTTGTAGCAATCAAATGATAAATGATTCAGATGTGTCATATACAAATGATGATACTTATTCATACAATCAAGATGTAGCAATAATTTATAATCAGATTTATAACTTTCATGAAGATGCATATTATTCATTAAATCGAGATGTTACTAAGAATCTTGAAAGTACGGGTATTGGTTATATGCAAAATCAATTATATTATTATGTTGCAAATCTAGAAGATGAAGTGGTTTTAGTTTGTTTGGATACATCGTCCTATAACCAAGAAATCATTTATACCTTTGATTATTATGGTATTGGGTCAATAAATTATATTACATCAATTAAAGTCTATGGAGATGATTATTACATACGATATTATGATCGAATAGAAAAGATAGCTAATGGAAAAGCTTCTGTTTATATTGATGGATCAGCAAATATTATTGGTTGGATTAATGAGAATGTTTATTTTATAAATGATGTAAATCAACTCATAAAGATGGATCAAGAAGGGAATCAAGAAGTAGTATTACAAGAGTTAGTATCACTTGTTAGGATCGTTGATAATACCTTATATTATGTTTCTTTACAAAATGAATTTTTATATTCTTATGATTTCGAAACAAAAGAAACTCAGTTACTTATTCAACAAAAAATAAATGATTTTG from Tannockella kyphosi harbors:
- a CDS encoding DUF2500 domain-containing protein, coding for MEGNNDAGSFIFLFFVICIVVVPIFYKMLRWSVVYSKNDAALVIEIKAKVVSKREDVAGHMYTAARRVKTTYYVTFETDNEERIEFEMSGTNQGMLVVGDVGELSYQGTRYLGFKR
- a CDS encoding heavy-metal-associated domain-containing protein, whose protein sequence is MINIIIGAIIIGLIAFGGYRTWLQLSGKRTCCGGTKEKVKKKKVDGVIGTIFIHIEGMHCAHCEATITNTLNSIEGVSAKVELSKNQAIVSYNKEISDCILKEAIEKKGFIVKSIERV
- a CDS encoding nucleotidyl transferase family protein, whose translation is MKKIIVIIVGIVLLVGGYFLFTNDQNMEGEYTIEEVVYLTSLSSYSIDYYNDLIKDSSVVVGDTFSVGDEVIYTDYELIEDQLETILSDEIDGLFESDYEVYSIVADGQDVRYGMISQDEDLYLLIYMDEVINSISLLK
- a CDS encoding ABC transporter ATP-binding protein yields the protein MNIEVKHLTKYYGTNKVLDNISLQLENGVYGLIGPNGAGKTTLLHILLSILDFDEGKIIVNNNEIEFGSDDFIETLGYLPQYPTFYPAFEAEEFLTYMCILKGIPKNIIHQKVDSLLEMVNLEKDRKKKIKHFSGGMRQRLGIAQALINDPQLLILDEPTAGLDPKERIRFRNVIAKLSNDRIIIFSSHIILDIEYVASKIILLKEGQIEIANNQDEILQNMQGKIREIEIDKKEVDQFLSSKVAIRIKESNRDNYSIRFISNEQIGNEVAPSLEDMYMYYFGDTNDCL
- a CDS encoding DUF5050 domain-containing protein, with product MLRYELKKILIYQKSWIVLFILFLSFFLTAYQNNVQELATSFYQQEYYNQLQGQNVFEIQEYLELEKENMDNISIVIMTTLEDYQAGIINQDEYIERMEQQNEYQYKYDAFSQVQEYYQYLQDDYLRTYIYEANIENYFTQDFPLLLIIVCIWISVTTFYNEKEMVPLINTSKIGRIKLVKTKIISLSILFLLTIVVYHSINLLFCYDWQYSNDLFAVVSSSMFFQDSFYNGTFLSLLLLLALMQYIAVIILVFITLLLFYILRIRIIPFIIILLMSYLLPIFTFSLDVLYYIVPIGFFNPVMYYLESLKGVEVLGMILVVSVILALFVSKKIKIIPIFVVLLMLSGCSNQMINDSDVSYTNDDTYSYNQDVAIIYNQIYNFHEDAYYSLNRDVTKNLESTGIGYMQNQLYYYVANLEDEVVLVCLDTSSYNQEIIYTFDYYGIGSINYITSIKVYGDDYYIRYYDRIEKIANGKASVYIDGSANIIGWINENVYFINDVNQLIKMDQEGNQEVVLQELVSLVRIVDNTLYYVSLQNEFLYSYDFETKETQLLIQQKINDFEIYDNYIYYVTLEENGITKVKLEDNSQEYLLQDREVYFITIYEGIFFGAKISNSNQIGFYYTNFDMKECIEINYK